Proteins co-encoded in one Setaria viridis chromosome 9, Setaria_viridis_v4.0, whole genome shotgun sequence genomic window:
- the LOC117839761 gene encoding DEAD-box ATP-dependent RNA helicase 21, giving the protein MKRSADAMTEPAKPVFLTKAERERLALERRQAAVSDQRRTALDLLQSLPRPPPPPPPGGPPPSGSNSAPRESSSSHRDSSDRDRDRDRDRDRRRDDDSRRDRDRDRERDRDDSSRRDRDRDRDRDRDRRDRDRDRDRERERDRDRERGDRGDRERDRQEKMAEREREKELDAIKEQYLGSKKPKKRVIKPSEKFRFSFDWENTEDTSRDMNTLYQSPHEARLLFGRGFLAGIDRREQKKAAAAHEKETRAELRRKAGVEDRPEDDVVDKKKAAAAEMYDAFDMRVDRHWSEKVLEEMTERDWRIFREDFNISYKGSRIPRPMRKWSESKLGTELLRAIDKAGYEKPSPIQMAAIPLGLQQRDVIGIAETGSGKTAAFVLPMLSYITRLPPISEDNEAEGPYAVVMAPTRELAQQIEEETVKFATYLGIKVVSIVGGQSIEEQGFKIRQGCEIVIATPGRLLDCLERRYAVLNQCNYVVLDEADRMIDMGFEPQVVGVLDAMPSSNLKPENEDEELDEKRIYRTTYMFSATMPPAVERLARKYLRNPVVVTIGTAGKATDLITQNVIMVKEQEKMSRLQKILMDLGDKTAIVFCNTKKTADMRAKDLDKAGFRVTTLHGGKSQDQREISLDGFRNRRFNVLVATDVAGRGIDIPDVAHVINYEMPSSIDTYTHRIGRTGRAGKKGVATSFLTLENTDIFFDLKQMLIQSNSPVPPELARHEASKFKPGSIPDRPPRRNDTVFANH; this is encoded by the coding sequence atgaagCGCTCAGCCGACGCGATGACGGAGCCGGCGAAGCCCGTGTTCCTCACCAAGGCTGAGCGGGAGCGCCTTGCGCTCGAGCGCCGCCAGGCCGCCGTCTCCGACCAGCGCCGCACCGCGCTCGACCTCCTCCAGTCCCTgccccggccccctccgccgccgcctccgggcgGCCCTCCCCCGTCCGGCTCCAACTCCGCTCCTCGTGAGTCCTCCAGCTCCCACCGAGACTCCTCCGACCGGGACCGGGACCGGGACCGGGACCGGgaccgccgccgcgacgacgaCTCCCGCCGCGACCGAGATCGGGATCGGGAGCGCGACCGGGACGACTCCTCCCGCCGCGACAGGGACAGGGACAGGGACAGAGACCGAGACCGGCGCGACCGCGACCGGGACAGGGATCGGGAGCGGGAGCGAGACCGGGACAGGGAGCGTGGAGACCGCGGGGACCGGGAGAGGGACCGGCAGGAGAAGATGGCGGAGCGGGAGCGTGAGAAGGAGCTCGACGCGATCAAGGAGCAGTACCTGGGGTCCAAGAAGCCCAAGAAGCGGGTCATCAAGCCCTCGGAGAAGTTCCGCTTCTCCTTCGACTGGGAGAACACCGAGGACACCAGCCGTGACATGAACACCCTCTACCAGTCGCCGCACGAGGCCCGGCTGCTCTTTGGGCGGGGCTTCCTTGCTGGCATCGACCGCCGTGAGCAGAAGAAGGCGGCAGCCGCGCACGAGAAGGAGACCCGTGCGGAGCTGCGGCGCAAGGCTGGTGTGGAGGACCGCCCAGAGGATGATGTGGTGGATAAGAAGAAGGCTGCTGCGGCTGAAATGTATGATGCATTTGACATGCGTGTGGACAGGCACTGGTCTGAGAAGGTGCTTGAGGAGATGACCGAGCGGGATTGGCGTATTTTCCGTGAGGACTTCAATATCTCCTACAAGGGTTCTCGCATACCGCGTCCAATGCGGAAGTGGAGTGAGAGCAAGCTTGGGACTGAGCTGCTTCGTGCCATTGACAAGGCTGGCTATGAAAAACCATCACCAATCCAGATGGCTGCCATTCCACTTGGTCTACAGCAGCGTGATGTTATTGGTATTGCTGAGACAGGTTCTGGCAAGACTGCAGCTTTTGTACTCCCCATGCTGTCGTACATTACCCGACTGCCACCCATAAGTGAGGATAACGAGGCTGAGGGTCCTTATGCTGTTGTCATGGCACCTACTCGTGAGCTTGCTCAACAAATTGAGGAAGAGACTGTGAAATTTGCAACCTATCTGGGCATTAAAGTTGTATCAATTGTTGGTGGTCAGTCCATTGAGGAGCAGGGTTTCAAGATTAGGCAGGGCTGTGAGATTGTAATTGCAACACCTGGCCGGCTTCTTGATTGCTTGGAAAGGAGGTATGCTGTGCTCAACCAGTGCAATTATGTAGTGCTTGATGAGGCTGATAGGATGATTGATATGGGCTTTGAGCCACAAGTTGTTGGTGTCCTTGATGCGATGCCATCAAGTAACTTGAAACCTGAGAATGAGGATGAGGAACTTGATGAGAAGAGGATCTACAGGACAACTTATATGTTTAGTGCCACCATGCCACCTGCTGTAGAGCGTCTTGCTAGGAAGTATCTCCGGAACCCAGTTGTGGTGACAATCGGTACAGCTGGCAAGGCCACTGATCTGATCACCCAGAACGTGATCATGGTGAAGGAGCAAGAGAAGATGTCACGGCTCCAGAAGATACTCATGGATCTTGGAGACAAGACAGCCATTGTGTTCTGCAATACTAAGAAGACAGCGGACATGCGTGCTAAGGATCTGGACAAGGCAGGCTTCCGTGTCACAACCCTACATGGAGGGAAGTCACAAGACCAGAGAGAGATTAGCCTTGACGGATTCAGAAACCGACGTTTCAATGTTCTTGTGGCTACTGATGTTGCAGGGCGTGGTATTGATATTCCTGATGTCGCACATGTGATTAATTATGAGATGCCTAGTTCAATTGACACATACACACATCGCATTGGAAGAACAGGACGTGCTGGAAAGAAGGGAGTAGCAACTTCATTTTTAACGCTGGAGAATACTGATATTTTCTTTGATCTGAAGCAGATGCTCATTCAGAGCAACAGTCCTGTGCCTCCTGAACTTGCAAGACATGAGGCATCAAAATTTAAGCCAGGCTCAATTCCTGATAGACCTCCAAGGAGAAATGACACAGTCTTCGCAAATCATTGA
- the LOC117839766 gene encoding peptidyl-prolyl cis-trans isomerase FKBP17-2, chloroplastic, protein MATFLGSSPAFLARPVAKPHSISCAQPPRPPSVQNQPPPGEQPQQQSVQAQAQPAARPKRAGGADSTDWVASSLTRRFGIGAGLAWAGFLAVGVVSEQLKTRFEVAQQQANTKDVEQEQEVVLPNGIRYYELRVGGGDVPRPGDLVVIDLQGRVAGGGGEAFVDTFGEGKRPLALVMGSRPYTRGMCEGVEYVLRSMRAGGKRRVIVPPGLGFGDDGADFGEEHVQIPPGATLEYVVQVDKVSIAPA, encoded by the exons ATGGCCACTTTCTTGggcagctcgccggcgttcCTCGCCCGCCCCGTCGCCAAGCCGCACAGCATCTCCTGCGCTcagcccccgcgcccgcccagCGTCCAGAACCAGCCGCCACCCGGcgagcagccgcagcagcagtccgtgcaggcgcaggcgcagccggcggcgaggccgaagCGCGCGGGTGGCGCGGACTCCACGGACTGGGTGGCCTCGTCGCTGACGCGGCGGTTCGGGATCGGCGCCGGGCTCGCGTGGGCCGGGTTCCTGGCCGTCGGCGTCGTGTCCGAGCAGCTCAAGACCCGCTTCGAGGTCGCCCAGCAGCAGGCCAACACCAA GGAcgtggagcaggagcaggaggtggtgcTCCCCAACGGCATCCGGTACTACGAGctgcgcgtcggcggcggtgacgtCCCGCGCCCCGGCGACCTGGTGGTGATCGACCTGCAAGgccgggtggccggcggcggcggggaggcgttCGTGGACACGTTCGGGGAGGGGAAGCGGCCGCTGGCGCTGGTGATGGGTTCCCGGCCCTACACCAGGGGCATGTGCGAGGGCGTCGAGTACGTGCTGCGCTCCATGAGGGCCGGCGGCAAGCGGCGGGTGATCGTCCCGCCGGGGCTCGGgttcggcgacgacggcgccgactTCGGGGAGGAGCACGTGCAGATACCGCCCGGCGCCACGCTCGAGTACGTCGTGCAGGTCGACAAGGTGTCCATCGCGCCGGCGTGA
- the LOC117839764 gene encoding uncharacterized protein produces MGTVLDSHFLALTAIVTVGYQLMFFIITALLRFDKVTDFAGSTNFVIIAILTLVLKGAWHFRQIVLTVLVTIWGLRLGLFLLMRIMQWGEDRRFDEMRDNLGKLAVFWTFQAVWVWSVSLPVTVVNASDRNPPIEARDIIGWIMWLVGICVEATADQQKLVFKNSPSNRGKWCDVGLWKYTRHPNYFGEIFLWWGVFVASTPVLSGAEWLVILGPIFLTLLLLFVSGIPLLESSADKRYGRLEEYRVYKNTTSPLIPLPPAVYGALPAWFKVAFLLELPLYNPGPGSDPIKLQ; encoded by the exons ATGGGGACCGTGCTGGATTCGCACTTCCTGGCGCTCACCGCCATCGTCACC GTGGGGTACCAGCTGATGTTCTTCATCATCACGGCTCTCCTCCGGTTCGACAAGGTCACGGATTTCGCAG GCAGTACAAATTTTGTCATAATCGCCATCCTAACACTAGTTTTGAAGGGAGCATGGCATTTCCGTCAG ATTGTGCTGACAGTGCTTGTCACAATCTGGGGCCTTCGTCTGGGACTGTTTTTATTGATGAG GATTATGCAATGGGGTGAAGATCGCCGGTTTGATGAAATGCGTGATAATTTGGGGAAACTAGCAGTTTTCTGGACTTTCCAG GCTGTGTGGGTTTGGTCTGTCAGCTTGCCTGTCACTGTTGTGAATGCAAGTGACAGAAACCCCCCGATTGAAGCCAGGGATATAATTGGTTGGATAATGTGGTTGGTTGGGATATGCGTAGAAGCAACAGCTGATCAGCAGAAGCTTGTGTTCAAGAACTCTCCAAGTAATAGGGGAAAGTGGTGTGATGTGGGACTCTGGAAGTATACTCGCCACCCGAATTACTTTGGGGAG ATATTCCTTTGGTGGGGAGTATTTGTAGCATCAACCCCAGTTCTCTCAGGTGCTGAATGGCTTGTGATTTTGGGACCTATATTCCTGACACTTCTGCTACTTTTCGTTAGTGGAATCCCACTCCTTGAG TCATCTGCTGATAAGCGCTATGGACGATTGGAGGAATACCGTGTATACAAGAACACTACAAG TCCCCTTATCCCATTGCCACCTGCTGTTTATGGAGCCCTGCCTGCATGGTTCAAGGTCGCCTTCCTCCTTGAGCTCCCCCTCTACAATCCTGGCCCGGGAAGTGATCCTATCA AACTACAGTGA
- the LOC117839762 gene encoding putative F-box protein At1g65770, translating into MADWTGLHGDLLDLVVVRLPSLDLLRFRAVCASWRAAATAFTARRGQPRPDRPWLLLPADVATDHDHGRLVVRADHEVPVATLPARLGRLTSRRFVPLGSACGAIVAADDRGEMHLLDPVTGGRWPLPPVATLPLVARVEGLQVQHRGGGVLPVGALIQKAVPVPTPDGGVMVVAIYRQLQHRNQWATARPGDRAWKSVAPTSIPAVVDVVVHRGQLYANTRYGMMYMFPELHGLGSASPEIIPSVTRRPSAYVERSFLVESPRGELMQVELLRPVRAAGGEGFVVRVLDECGETWEETEDIGDAAVLVDATGAVAASTAECPALRPNTVYFAVDLEGETRVWAYSLAGRHKRIEVVEALPTAEGYKPPCFWFAQVYSQP; encoded by the coding sequence ATGGCGGACTGGACGGGGCTCCACGGGGATCTGCTCGACCTCGTCGTCGTGCGCCTCCCGTCCCTCGACCTCCTCCGCTTCCGCGCCGTCTGCGCCTCCTggcgcgccgcggccaccgccttcaccgcccgccgcggccAGCCTCGCCCCGACCGCCCCTGGCTGCTCCTCCCCGCCGATGTCGCAACGGATCACGACCACGGCCGCCTAGTCGTGCGCGCCGACCACGAGGTGCCCGTTGCCACCCTCCCCGCGCGCCTCGGCCGCTTGACCTCGCGCCGGTTCGTGCCCCTCGGCTCCGCTTGCGGCGCGATCGTGGCCGCCGACGACCGCGGCGAGATGCACCTGCTCGACCCCGTCACGGGCGGGCGCTGGCCGCTCCCGCCCGTCGCCACGCTCCCGCTCGTCGCCCGCGTCGAGGGCCTCCAGGTccagcaccgcggcggcggcgtcctccccgTCGGCGCCCTGATCCAGAAGGCCGTCCCGGTGCCCACCCCGGACGGCGGGGTGATGGTGGTCGCCATCTACCGCCAGCTGCAGCACCGCAACCAGTGGGCCACGGCGCGGCCGGGGGACCGCGCGTGGAAGTCCGTGGCGCCGACCAGCATCCCGGCCGTGGTCGACGTCGTCGTCCACCGGGGCCAGCTCTACGCCAACACGCGGTACGGGATGATGTACATGTTCCCGGAGCTCCATGGGCTGGGGTCGGCGTCCCCCGAGATCATCCCCTCCgtgacgcgccgcccgagcgcgTACGTGGAGCGCAGCTTCTTGGTGGAGTCCCCCCGCGGCGAGCTGATGCAGGTGGAGCTGCTCCGCCccgtgcgcgcggccggcggggaggggttCGTGGTGCGCGTGCTGGACGAGTGCGGCGAGACGTGGGAGGAGACGGAGGACATCGGCGACGCCGCGGTGCTCGTGGACGCGAcgggcgccgtcgccgcgtcCACCGCGGAGTGCCCCGCGCTGAGGCCCAACACGGTGTACTTCGCCGTGGACCTCGAGGGGGAGACGCGGGTGTGGGCGTACAGCCTCGCGGGCAGGCACAAGCGGATCGAGGTCGTGGAGGCGCTCCCGACCGCGGAAGGGTACAAGCCGCCGTGCTTCTGGTTCGCGCAGGTGTACTCGCAGCCGTGA
- the LOC117837871 gene encoding sugar transport protein 7 codes for MAGGGVAALGVNTERAAQYKGRMTLAVAMTCLVAAVGGAIFGYDIGISGGVTSMDPFLKKFFPAVYHRKNSGSQNNYCKYDNQGLAAFTSSLYLAGLVSSLAASPVTRNYGRKASIVCGGISFLVGATLNVAAVNLAMLILGRIMLGVGIGFGNQAVPLYLSEMAPAHLRGGLNMMFQLATTLGIFTANLINYGTQNIKPWGWRLSLGLAAAPAMLMTLGGLLLPETPNSLIERGRVEEGRRVLERIRGTADVDAEFTDMVEASELANTIEHPFRNILERRNRPQLVMAVCMPAFQILTGINSILFYAPVLFQSMGFGGNASLYSSVLTGAVLFSSTLISIGTVDRLGRRKLLISGGIQMIVCQVIVAVILGVKFGADKQLSRSYSIAVVVVICLFVLAFGWSWGPLGWTVPSEIFPLETRSAGQSITVAVNLLFTFAIAQAFLSLLCAFKFGIFLFFAGWITVMTVFVYVFLPETKGVPIEEMVLLWRKHWFWKKVMPDMPLEDGWGAAGGHAANNSHK; via the exons atggcgggcggcggggtggccgCGCTGGGGGTGAACACGGAGCGCGCGGCGCAGTACAAGGGCCGCATGacgctcgccgtcgccatgacctgcctcgtcgccgccgtcgggggAGCCATCTTCGGCTACGACATCGGCATCTCCG GAGGAGTGACATCGATGGACCCATTTCTCAAGAAGTTCTTCCCGGCGGTGTACCATAGGAAGAACTCCGGCAGCCAGAACAACTACTGCAAGTACGACAACCAGGGCCTGGCGGCGTTCACCTCCTCACTGTACCTCGCTGGCCTCGTCTCCTCCCTCGCGGCGTCCCCCGTCACGAGGAACTACGGCCGCAAAGCCAGCATCGTCTGCGGCGGCATCAGCTTCCTCGTCGGCGCCACGCTCAACGTCGCCGCCGTGAACCTGGCCATGCTCATCCTCGGTCGCATCATGCTCGGCGTCGGAATCGGTTTCGGCAACCAG GCTGTGCCGCTGTACCTGTCGGAGATGGCGCCGGCGCACCTCCGCGGCGGGCTGAACATGATGTTCCAGCTCGCGACGACGCTGGGCATCTTCACGGCGAACCTGATCAACTACGGCACGCAGAACATCAAGCCGTGGGGTTGGCGGCTGTCGCTGggtctggcggcggcgccggcgatgctGATGACCCTGGGCGGGCTGCTCCTCCCGGAGACGCCCAACAGCCTCATCGAGCGCGGGCgcgtggaggaggggcggcgcgtgCTGGAGCGCATCCGCGGCACGGCCGACGTGGACGCCGAGTTCACGGACATGGTGGAGGCGAGCGAGCTGGCCAACACCATCGAGCACCCGTTCCGGAACATCCTGGAGCGGCGCAACCGGCCGCAGCTGGTGATGGCCGTGTGCATGCCGGCGTTCCAGATCCTGACGGGCATCAACTCCATCCTCTTCTACGCGCCCGTCCTGTTCCAGAGCATGGGCTTCGGCGGGAACGCGTCGCTCTACTCCTCCGTGCTCACCGGCGCCGTGCTCTTCTCCTCCACGCTCATCTCCATCGGCACCGTcgaccgcctcggccgccggaAGCTCCTCATCAGCGGCGGGATCCAGATGATCGTCTGCCAG GTGATCGTGGCGGTGATCCTGGGCGTGAAGTTCGGGGCGGACAAGCAGCTGTCCCGGAGCTACTCGatcgcggtggtggtggtgatctGCCTGTTCGTGCTGGCGTTCGGGTGGTCGTGGGGCCCGCTGGGGTGGACGGTGCCGAGCGAGATCTTCCCGCTGGAGACGCGGTCGGCGGGGCAGAGCATCACGGTGGCCGTGAACCTGCTCTTCACCTTCGCCATCGCGCAGGCGTTCCTGTCGCTGTTGTGCGCCTTCAAGTTCGgcatcttcctcttcttcgcggGGTGGATCACCGTCATGACCGTCTTCGTATACGTCTTCCTCCCGGAGACCAAGGGCGTGCCCATCGAGGAGATGGTGCTGCTCTGGCGCAAGCACTGGTTCTGGAAGAAGGTCATGCCGGACATGCCGCTTGAGGACGGCTGGGGCGCGGCTGGGGGTCACGCTGCCAATAACAGCCACAAGTGA